A genomic stretch from Ureibacillus composti includes:
- the tnpA gene encoding IS200/IS605 family transposase: MDNKSLAYTTWNCKYHIVFAPKYRRQIIYAQIKVDKGRILRQLCERKGVEIIEATACPDHIQMLVSIPLKLSLSAFVGYLKGKSSLMIFDRHANLKYRYGNRKFGCRGNYVDTVGWNRKVIQKYIKNQLQEDILEDQMTMKEFIDPFTGEEIKKKRK; encoded by the coding sequence TTGGATAATAAAAGTTTAGCATATACAACATGGAATTGTAAGTATCACATTGTTTTCGCACCAAAATACAGAAGACAGATAATTTATGCTCAAATCAAAGTAGATAAAGGGAGAATATTGCGTCAACTATGTGAAAGAAAAGGAGTAGAAATTATTGAAGCAACAGCATGTCCGGATCATATACAGATGCTTGTAAGTATTCCACTGAAGTTAAGTCTTTCGGCATTTGTAGGGTATTTAAAAGGAAAAAGTAGTTTGATGATCTTTGATCGACATGCCAATTTAAAATATCGATATGGAAATCGAAAATTTGGGTGTCGAGGTAACTATGTTGATACAGTAGGTTGGAATCGGAAAGTAATCCAAAAATATATCAAAAACCAATTACAAGAAGATATCCTAGAGGATCAGATGACAATGAAAGAATTCATCGACCCATTCACAGGTGAAGAAATAAAGAAAAAGAGAAAATAA
- a CDS encoding LytTR family DNA-binding domain-containing protein has translation MKLRELHIPEGGFEQLKIILEDWIPKEASIVVAIGGSYVYLAQSTQHIHLKLREKVLPDSIAARVLKTRRKTDKVVDQSIFDVPCYVVGYPLTIDDFEAALVIILPSTVYNEKQPYKFLTGRQNEDWLPVPTDQISHIESLQKRTWFYVLNEQYKTNITLKELETRLPEQFIRIHRSYILNIYYIQKIKKDLASNFVVLLKNGVELPVSQTYLSHLRSVLEF, from the coding sequence ATGAAATTAAGAGAATTACATATTCCTGAAGGGGGATTTGAGCAATTAAAAATTATTTTGGAAGATTGGATTCCTAAAGAAGCTTCTATCGTTGTAGCAATAGGGGGCTCTTATGTTTATTTAGCACAAAGTACACAACATATTCATTTAAAACTGAGGGAAAAGGTACTACCAGATAGTATTGCAGCGCGAGTTCTAAAAACTAGACGAAAAACTGACAAAGTCGTCGATCAGTCAATTTTTGATGTTCCATGTTATGTAGTCGGATATCCACTAACTATTGACGACTTTGAAGCTGCCTTGGTTATTATCCTACCTTCAACCGTCTATAATGAGAAACAGCCATACAAATTTTTAACAGGTAGGCAGAATGAAGATTGGTTACCTGTTCCGACTGATCAAATCTCCCATATAGAAAGTTTGCAAAAACGCACATGGTTCTACGTGCTAAATGAACAATACAAAACGAATATTACTCTAAAGGAGCTCGAAACAAGGTTACCAGAACAATTTATCCGTATCCATCGGTCATATATTTTAAATATTTACTACATCCAAAAGATTAAAAAAGATTTAGCTTCAAATTTTGTTGTATTACTAAAAAATGGAGTGGAGCTTCCGGTTAGCCAAACTTATCTAAGTCATTTAAGAAGTGTTTTAGAATTTTAA
- the aceA gene encoding isocitrate lyase yields the protein MSTRQEKIAALKKDWAENPRWKGINRPYTAEEVVKLQGSVVVEQTLAKRGAARLWKSLNEEDFINALGALTGNQAVQQVKAGLKAIYLSGWQVAADANLAGQMYPDQSLYPANSVPQVVKRINQALQRADQIDHAEGRNDDFDWFAPIVADAEAGFGGPLNVFELVKGMIEAGTAGVHLEDQLASEKKCGHLGGKVLLPTQNAVRNLVAARLAMDVMGTETILIARTDADAADMVTSDIDPRDAEFITGERTPEGFFRTRAGIQQAIARGLAYAPYADLIWCETSKPSIEEARTFAEGIHEKFPGKMLAYNCSPSFNWKAKLSEKEIAEFQRELAKLGYKFQFVTLAGFHSLNKSMFELAVDYKDNGMAAYSKLQQAEFDLESKGYTATRHQREVGTGYFDEVAQTISGGTSSTTAMKGSTETAQFI from the coding sequence ATGTCGACAAGACAAGAAAAGATTGCTGCATTAAAGAAAGATTGGGCAGAAAATCCGAGATGGAAAGGAATCAATCGTCCATATACTGCTGAAGAAGTTGTAAAATTACAAGGTTCTGTTGTAGTTGAACAAACATTGGCTAAACGTGGGGCAGCTCGTTTATGGAAGTCTTTAAATGAAGAAGACTTTATTAATGCATTGGGTGCATTAACTGGAAACCAAGCGGTGCAACAGGTGAAGGCAGGTTTAAAGGCTATTTACTTATCAGGGTGGCAAGTAGCAGCCGATGCCAACCTGGCAGGTCAAATGTATCCTGATCAATCTTTATATCCAGCAAACTCTGTACCGCAAGTTGTTAAGCGAATTAACCAAGCGCTACAACGTGCGGACCAAATCGATCATGCAGAAGGTCGTAATGATGACTTTGACTGGTTTGCTCCAATTGTTGCGGATGCAGAGGCAGGTTTTGGTGGACCTCTGAACGTATTTGAACTTGTTAAGGGTATGATCGAAGCGGGTACTGCAGGTGTTCACTTAGAAGATCAACTTGCTTCCGAGAAAAAATGTGGTCACTTAGGTGGTAAAGTACTACTTCCTACTCAAAATGCAGTACGTAACTTAGTAGCAGCTCGACTAGCAATGGATGTTATGGGTACTGAGACAATTCTTATTGCTCGCACAGATGCAGATGCTGCTGATATGGTGACGAGTGATATTGACCCTCGTGATGCTGAATTCATTACGGGCGAACGTACGCCTGAAGGATTCTTCCGTACTAGAGCCGGTATTCAACAAGCAATTGCTCGAGGTTTAGCTTACGCACCTTATGCTGATTTAATCTGGTGTGAAACGTCTAAGCCTTCTATTGAGGAGGCTCGAACATTTGCGGAGGGAATTCATGAAAAATTCCCAGGTAAAATGCTTGCTTACAATTGTTCACCTTCATTTAATTGGAAAGCTAAACTTTCAGAAAAAGAAATTGCTGAATTTCAACGCGAACTTGCAAAGCTTGGATACAAATTCCAATTTGTAACTCTTGCAGGTTTCCACTCATTAAATAAATCCATGTTTGAACTTGCAGTTGATTATAAAGATAATGGGATGGCCGCTTACTCTAAATTACAGCAAGCGGAATTTGATTTAGAATCAAAGGGGTATACAGCAACAAGACATCAACGTGAAGTGGGTACAGGTTACTTTGACGAAGTGGCTCAAACAATTTCAGGTGGTACATCTTCAACTACAGCAATGAAGGGGTCAACGGAAACTGCTCAATTCATTTAA
- the aceB gene encoding malate synthase A, with product MKQATSQKLKIVGELTKEVNEILTSEALNFLLQLHEKFDGRRKELLQRRATRQKRLDAGGKLDFLVETKHIREGKWTIAPLPKDLQDRRVEITGPAVDRKMVINALNSGAKMFMACFEDASTPTWENMIAGQINMRDAVNRTIELTQASNGKQYKLKEQSAVLLVRPRGLHLLEKNVLINGEPMSGSLFDFGLYFFHNAKDALARGTGPYFYLPKLESHLEARLWNDVFVYAQEYLGIPQGTIKATVLIETILAAFEMDEILYELREHSAGLNCGRWDYIFSYIKRLRNNPEVILPDRGQVTMTVPFMRAYTSLCIQTCHKRNAPAIGGMAAQIPVKNDEQANEMAFEKVREDKRREATDGHDGTWVAHPGLVPVAMEQFDAVMKTPNQIDKKREDVAVTAEDLVAVPEGTITEGGLRVNVSVGVQYIASWLRGNGAAPINNLMEDAATAEISRTQVWQWIRHEKGKLEDGRNITLPFVLDILQEELGNIKEAVGEHAYGSGRYTEAADLFKNLIEQDEFVEFLTLPGYEKIS from the coding sequence ATGAAACAGGCAACATCTCAAAAATTGAAAATAGTTGGAGAGTTAACAAAGGAAGTAAATGAGATTTTAACATCTGAAGCATTAAACTTTCTTCTTCAATTACATGAAAAATTTGATGGCCGTCGCAAGGAATTGTTACAGAGGCGTGCCACTCGGCAAAAACGTCTTGATGCTGGAGGAAAACTAGATTTCTTAGTAGAAACGAAGCATATTCGTGAAGGTAAATGGACAATTGCGCCACTACCAAAAGATTTACAAGACCGTCGTGTAGAAATCACTGGACCTGCAGTTGACCGTAAAATGGTAATTAATGCTTTAAACTCTGGGGCTAAAATGTTTATGGCTTGTTTTGAGGATGCTTCAACTCCTACTTGGGAGAATATGATTGCAGGTCAAATAAATATGCGTGACGCTGTAAATCGAACAATTGAACTTACACAAGCTTCAAATGGAAAGCAATATAAACTAAAGGAACAATCAGCAGTTCTTTTAGTTCGTCCTCGTGGATTACATTTACTAGAAAAGAATGTTCTAATTAATGGAGAGCCAATGTCTGGTAGTCTTTTTGATTTCGGTCTTTACTTTTTCCATAATGCAAAGGATGCGCTAGCACGTGGAACAGGGCCATATTTTTACTTACCAAAACTTGAAAGCCATTTAGAAGCCCGTTTATGGAATGATGTATTTGTTTATGCACAAGAGTATCTAGGCATTCCACAAGGTACAATCAAAGCTACTGTATTAATCGAAACAATACTTGCTGCATTTGAAATGGATGAAATTCTTTATGAGTTACGTGAGCATTCAGCTGGGTTAAACTGTGGACGCTGGGATTATATCTTCAGCTATATTAAACGTCTCCGTAACAATCCAGAGGTTATTTTACCTGACCGTGGTCAAGTAACCATGACCGTTCCGTTTATGCGTGCATATACCTCTTTATGTATTCAAACGTGTCATAAACGCAATGCACCAGCAATTGGTGGAATGGCTGCTCAAATTCCAGTTAAAAATGATGAACAGGCAAATGAAATGGCATTTGAAAAAGTACGAGAAGATAAACGTCGTGAAGCAACAGATGGCCATGATGGTACATGGGTTGCACATCCGGGTCTTGTTCCAGTTGCAATGGAGCAATTTGATGCAGTAATGAAAACACCAAACCAAATAGATAAAAAACGTGAAGATGTTGCTGTAACAGCTGAAGATTTAGTTGCCGTTCCAGAGGGTACTATTACAGAAGGGGGACTCCGCGTAAATGTAAGTGTAGGTGTCCAGTATATTGCTTCTTGGTTACGTGGAAATGGTGCAGCACCAATTAATAACTTAATGGAAGACGCAGCAACTGCAGAGATCTCCCGTACACAAGTATGGCAATGGATTCGACATGAAAAAGGAAAACTAGAAGATGGACGAAACATTACATTACCGTTTGTTTTAGACATTTTACAAGAAGAGCTTGGGAATATTAAAGAAGCAGTTGGAGAGCATGCCTATGGTAGTGGCCGTTATACTGAAGCGGCAGATTTATTCAAAAATTTAATTGAACAAGATGAATTTGTAGAATTCTTAACTTTACCGGGATACGAAAAAATTAGCTAA
- the ade gene encoding adenine deaminase, translating into MDQNMLSQQIEASQKRIEADFILKNAVVADVFSLRWRKASIVVKNGKIIAVDENDDFFAKVEEDAEGKYVIPGLIDAHIHIESSMLPPSQFNQVILPHGITSVITDPHEIVNVSGSKGMQFMLEDARHAGMDIYFMLPSSVPSTSFEHAGAVMKAKDLAPFLENKEVLGLAEVMDFPAVLSSDPDMLDKLMLAADSGFIIDGHGAGLNRSQIRGYRAAGIHTDHECVSAEEARERVQQGMYVLLREGSAAKNVVDLLPAINTVNARRFTFCTDDKHLDELIEEGSINYAVALAIKHGMEPLQAIQLATLNAAECYRLFGKGAITEGYIADFVLLEDLHTMKAKAVWKDGVKVAENGQVLRTELAPIKIDDAILDSVHILSFNEQDLSIPFTKGNRANVIEIIPNQITTKRVVMEVEVEDGYFKPSIERDLLKLAVIERHHKLGTKGLAIVHGFKLKKGAVATTIAHDSHNAIVVGTNDQDMVVALEELQKIKGGLVVANEGKIIGSLPLEIAGLMSTLPAYEALTKLREVHDALHQIHPELNFHFFLTLSFLSLPVIPELKLTDTGLFDVSKFEHISIEID; encoded by the coding sequence ATGGATCAAAATATGCTTAGTCAACAAATAGAGGCATCTCAAAAAAGAATAGAAGCCGATTTTATATTAAAGAATGCAGTCGTTGCGGATGTATTTTCCTTAAGGTGGAGAAAGGCAAGCATTGTCGTGAAAAACGGTAAGATTATAGCTGTGGATGAAAATGATGATTTTTTCGCAAAAGTTGAGGAAGATGCAGAAGGAAAATATGTAATCCCAGGATTAATTGATGCACATATTCATATTGAGTCATCCATGCTACCTCCATCACAATTTAATCAAGTCATTCTCCCACATGGAATTACTTCTGTTATTACGGATCCGCATGAAATCGTCAATGTGTCAGGTAGTAAAGGAATGCAGTTTATGCTAGAAGATGCAAGACATGCAGGGATGGATATTTATTTTATGCTCCCTTCAAGTGTTCCATCTACTTCTTTTGAGCATGCAGGCGCAGTGATGAAGGCAAAGGATTTAGCACCATTTCTTGAAAACAAGGAAGTTCTAGGTTTGGCAGAAGTTATGGATTTTCCAGCAGTTCTAAGTAGTGACCCAGACATGCTTGATAAGTTAATGTTGGCAGCAGACTCCGGATTTATAATCGATGGACATGGGGCAGGACTTAATCGCTCTCAAATACGTGGTTATCGAGCAGCTGGAATTCATACTGATCATGAGTGTGTATCAGCAGAAGAAGCACGTGAACGGGTTCAACAAGGGATGTACGTTCTGTTGAGAGAGGGGTCAGCAGCTAAAAATGTAGTCGACTTACTGCCAGCTATCAACACTGTAAATGCAAGACGATTTACGTTTTGTACAGATGATAAACATCTGGATGAACTAATAGAGGAAGGAAGTATTAATTATGCTGTGGCCCTTGCCATAAAACATGGGATGGAACCTCTTCAAGCCATTCAACTAGCCACTCTTAACGCAGCAGAATGTTATCGTTTATTTGGTAAAGGAGCGATTACGGAAGGATATATAGCTGATTTTGTACTGTTAGAAGATTTGCATACAATGAAAGCTAAAGCAGTGTGGAAAGATGGGGTGAAAGTTGCCGAAAATGGACAAGTACTAAGAACAGAGCTAGCTCCTATTAAAATAGATGATGCCATACTAGACTCCGTACACATACTATCTTTTAATGAGCAAGATCTTTCAATTCCTTTTACAAAAGGCAACCGAGCAAATGTGATTGAAATTATACCAAATCAAATTACAACAAAACGGGTCGTAATGGAAGTAGAAGTTGAAGATGGTTATTTCAAACCCTCGATTGAAAGGGATCTTCTGAAACTTGCAGTAATTGAGCGTCATCATAAATTAGGAACGAAGGGTCTTGCCATTGTTCATGGCTTTAAATTAAAAAAGGGTGCAGTAGCTACAACAATAGCTCATGATTCTCATAATGCAATTGTTGTTGGAACGAATGATCAAGATATGGTAGTTGCATTAGAAGAACTTCAAAAAATCAAAGGTGGTCTTGTAGTCGCTAATGAGGGGAAAATTATTGGTTCCTTACCATTAGAAATAGCAGGACTTATGTCAACACTACCTGCATATGAGGCGTTAACTAAACTTCGGGAAGTTCATGATGCACTTCATCAGATTCATCCAGAGTTGAATTTCCACTTCTTTTTAACACTTTCATTTTTAAGTTTACCAGTCATTCCAGAATTAAAATTAACTGATACAGGATTGTTTGATGTTTCAAAATTTGAGCATATATCTATTGAAATAGATTAG
- a CDS encoding YkvA family protein, which produces MDEDLQLQKVIEGKEKHYSPKKFMHKVQVYGMKLGFKGLHSATTLFCALKSPEMPKKDKLFILGVLGYFILPVDLVADFLPMVGLTDDAIVIAKAISVIYHSISDDMKEEAHQMLKKMFGDQYQYNAEQEIV; this is translated from the coding sequence ATGGATGAGGATCTCCAATTACAAAAGGTCATAGAAGGGAAAGAGAAGCATTACTCACCTAAAAAGTTCATGCATAAAGTTCAGGTCTATGGAATGAAATTAGGATTTAAAGGGTTACATAGTGCAACGACATTATTCTGCGCGTTAAAAAGTCCAGAAATGCCGAAAAAAGATAAGCTCTTTATTTTAGGTGTACTCGGTTACTTTATATTACCGGTTGACCTTGTAGCAGATTTTTTGCCAATGGTCGGGCTAACTGATGATGCGATTGTGATTGCAAAAGCCATTTCAGTTATTTATCATTCAATTTCAGATGATATGAAAGAAGAAGCGCATCAAATGTTGAAAAAAATGTTTGGGGACCAATATCAATATAATGCAGAGCAAGAAATAGTATAG
- a CDS encoding DUF5050 domain-containing protein: MLKRITLVVILLVFIKPAYDYGKQFLTDAQNILSEDNVITDVTSKVLSGEVMKDIEKTVTNSVEESQSPMVATTSGAVLPDKVNSVEALTDAFYYYFSQWETNFIIHYVGSTSDIENMIERATEDAADREQYIQGHLSDRKIEYEYSKLDAKITVHQQYLTNAAQEEIVNREVASILSTISPESMTDFEKVKFVNDYIVKNTAYSTETTISPHSACAVLQEGKGVCQGYALLALKMLQELGVETKYVVGEVYTGGHAWNLVKVDGQWYHLDTTWNDPVPDRKNIVSYKYFLTTDAKMKLDHSWNQSDYPAATNEKYTVMSQVDHAYEVDGAIYYSNVDDDHKLYTLDLSTGKTKRLTEARAQFIVGYGNWIYFSNYSNGAFLTKIKTNGTEQSIVYRDEVKDLFIEDGFLYFHAPDGLKQMEL, translated from the coding sequence ATGTTAAAACGAATAACTCTTGTTGTCATCCTTCTGGTTTTCATAAAGCCAGCCTATGATTACGGCAAGCAGTTTCTAACAGATGCGCAAAACATATTAAGTGAAGATAATGTAATTACCGATGTAACTTCTAAAGTCTTATCGGGAGAAGTTATGAAGGATATTGAGAAAACTGTTACGAATTCAGTTGAAGAGTCTCAATCTCCAATGGTTGCAACAACATCAGGTGCAGTTTTGCCTGACAAAGTAAATTCAGTAGAAGCATTAACAGATGCATTCTATTACTACTTTAGCCAATGGGAAACAAATTTTATAATTCACTATGTAGGTAGTACAAGTGACATTGAAAATATGATTGAACGGGCAACTGAAGATGCTGCTGATCGTGAACAATACATTCAGGGGCATTTATCTGACCGTAAAATTGAATATGAATATAGTAAGCTAGATGCTAAAATTACAGTTCACCAACAATATTTAACGAATGCAGCACAAGAGGAAATCGTCAACAGAGAAGTGGCGAGTATTCTTTCTACTATATCACCGGAATCGATGACGGATTTTGAAAAGGTAAAGTTTGTAAATGATTATATTGTCAAAAACACAGCGTATAGTACGGAAACAACCATAAGCCCACATAGTGCCTGTGCAGTATTACAAGAAGGAAAGGGCGTTTGTCAGGGATATGCGCTACTTGCTTTAAAGATGCTGCAAGAACTTGGTGTTGAAACGAAGTATGTTGTGGGAGAAGTTTATACTGGTGGACATGCTTGGAATTTAGTCAAAGTTGATGGTCAGTGGTATCATCTTGACACAACTTGGAATGACCCTGTTCCTGATCGAAAAAATATTGTGAGCTATAAATACTTTTTAACAACAGATGCCAAGATGAAGTTGGATCATAGTTGGAACCAATCGGATTATCCGGCGGCTACAAATGAAAAGTATACAGTGATGAGTCAGGTCGACCATGCATATGAGGTGGATGGCGCTATTTATTATAGTAATGTAGATGACGATCATAAATTGTATACTCTAGATTTATCGACAGGGAAAACGAAACGTTTAACTGAAGCACGTGCTCAATTTATTGTTGGATACGGAAACTGGATTTACTTCAGTAATTACTCTAACGGTGCATTTTTAACAAAAATTAAAACAAATGGCACCGAACAATCTATCGTTTATCGTGATGAAGTCAAAGATTTATTTATTGAAGATGGCTTCTTATACTTTCACGCACCTGATGGGCTGAAACAAATGGAGTTATGA
- a CDS encoding BadF/BadG/BcrA/BcrD ATPase family protein, whose product MTDCIILSIDGGATKTSLLLRSESGNVIFEKTSSGSNYQTIGAEKVVSVLTDLLFKAYQATNCSNIDCAVFAMAGIDTERDLITVKQIIETACSNVPFIINHLIVENDVLATLIGLTKGSPGALLISGTGSIAFATDGRDTFTRTGGWGHRASDEGSGYFIGREILQTIFRTEDGRNTKPTVLTELVLKKLEIKSVEQLNSWLYQEQYTNAQTASISSVLPQAIVLEDELAINIAQNAAKELSLLALTTVRKLEIGNTPFTMYLNGGVLKHNPFILTAFKQYTVNALPNISFTLCNENPITYITDRALYALKT is encoded by the coding sequence ATGACAGATTGCATCATTTTATCAATTGACGGAGGTGCAACGAAAACCTCTCTCTTATTACGTTCGGAAAGTGGTAATGTAATTTTTGAAAAAACGTCAAGTGGCTCTAACTATCAAACAATTGGAGCAGAGAAAGTAGTCTCAGTTCTTACAGACTTATTATTTAAAGCTTATCAAGCTACAAATTGCTCCAATATAGATTGTGCAGTTTTTGCAATGGCAGGAATTGATACAGAACGGGATTTAATCACTGTCAAACAAATTATAGAAACGGCTTGTTCTAATGTTCCCTTTATAATAAATCATTTGATTGTTGAAAATGATGTTTTGGCAACCTTAATTGGTTTAACAAAGGGTTCTCCCGGTGCACTTCTGATTTCTGGAACAGGTTCTATTGCTTTTGCTACAGACGGTAGAGACACATTCACACGCACAGGTGGATGGGGACACCGCGCAAGCGATGAAGGAAGTGGGTATTTTATTGGCCGGGAAATTTTACAAACCATTTTTCGTACAGAAGATGGTAGAAATACAAAGCCAACAGTATTGACAGAGCTTGTTTTAAAAAAGCTTGAAATTAAATCAGTAGAACAATTAAATTCTTGGCTCTACCAAGAACAATACACGAACGCACAAACTGCTAGCATAAGCTCTGTTCTTCCACAAGCTATTGTATTAGAGGATGAACTAGCCATCAATATAGCTCAAAATGCTGCAAAGGAACTTTCCCTTTTAGCATTAACAACTGTTCGGAAATTGGAGATTGGAAACACCCCATTCACTATGTATTTAAATGGTGGTGTCTTAAAACATAACCCATTTATTTTAACAGCATTTAAACAATACACGGTAAATGCCCTCCCAAATATTTCATTTACTTTATGTAATGAAAATCCAATTACTTATATAACAGATCGAGCTCTCTATGCCTTGAAAACATAA
- the argH gene encoding argininosuccinate lyase — protein sequence MFQDYKSRINEIEGNQFPSNSYRQMVLQPAYDEAKKHFLTSMVQIHIAHLKMLEEQTLVTKEEAKRIGEAIANLDLDYYKTRDYNPQFEDLFFRIENKLIELAGDVAGNLHIGRSRNDMGIAIYRMTIRKKLLSLMKALISLRSSLIVFAEEHVETIMIGYTHTQQAQPTTFAHYLKAVIDQLSRDFKRMQAAYNTVNSSSMGAAALTTTSFNISRERMAELLAFDAIIENAWDAVAGADYIAETASVVQLSALNLGRTSQDFLQWATQEFNAFSLASPYVQVSSIMPQKRNPVSIEHTRSLLSSVIGDASTVLQMIHNTPFGDIVDTEDDMQPYLWRAMEKLRGIYQLFGSVVVTMEVNKEKLLKRAENSFANVTELADSLVRSEGISFRQAHRIVSSCIKELLQAKKESLESLTWELANEKALEVTGKALKISKTDFDNSLKPEFFVNVRKLLGGPAPDTMRNSLIQAQAVTPLLEKWVKEKENQILQCEEQLQQYLEGWKKK from the coding sequence ATGTTTCAGGATTACAAAAGCCGAATAAATGAGATTGAGGGAAATCAGTTTCCTTCAAATAGTTACCGCCAAATGGTTCTCCAGCCAGCATACGATGAAGCTAAAAAACACTTTTTAACATCAATGGTGCAAATACATATTGCCCATCTAAAGATGCTTGAAGAGCAAACACTTGTAACCAAAGAAGAGGCAAAGAGAATTGGTGAGGCAATTGCTAACTTAGATTTAGACTACTATAAAACACGTGATTATAATCCCCAATTTGAGGATTTGTTTTTCCGCATTGAAAATAAGTTAATTGAATTAGCTGGAGATGTGGCCGGTAACTTGCACATCGGCCGTAGTCGAAATGATATGGGTATTGCTATTTACCGTATGACAATACGTAAAAAGCTACTTTCCCTAATGAAAGCATTAATTTCATTAAGGTCATCCTTAATTGTATTTGCAGAAGAACATGTAGAAACGATTATGATCGGCTATACCCATACACAACAAGCACAACCTACAACCTTTGCCCATTACTTAAAGGCTGTTATTGATCAACTTTCTCGTGATTTCAAACGTATGCAAGCTGCCTACAATACAGTAAACAGTAGTAGTATGGGTGCAGCTGCCTTAACAACAACAAGCTTTAATATTAGCCGTGAGCGTATGGCCGAACTTCTAGCGTTTGATGCAATTATTGAAAATGCTTGGGATGCCGTAGCTGGTGCAGACTATATTGCCGAAACAGCAAGTGTGGTTCAACTTTCTGCGTTAAATCTTGGCCGCACTTCACAGGATTTTTTACAGTGGGCAACGCAAGAATTTAATGCCTTTAGTTTAGCTAGCCCATATGTTCAAGTAAGTTCGATTATGCCACAAAAGCGCAATCCTGTTTCAATTGAACATACTCGCTCATTATTGTCTTCAGTGATTGGTGATGCTTCAACAGTACTACAAATGATTCATAACACACCGTTTGGAGATATTGTAGATACCGAAGATGACATGCAACCATACTTATGGCGAGCAATGGAGAAATTAAGAGGAATCTATCAATTGTTTGGTAGCGTCGTTGTTACCATGGAAGTAAATAAAGAAAAGTTGTTAAAACGGGCAGAAAACAGTTTTGCTAATGTAACGGAGCTAGCGGATTCACTTGTTCGGTCTGAAGGTATTTCATTTCGTCAAGCGCACCGAATCGTTAGTAGCTGTATAAAAGAACTTCTTCAAGCAAAAAAAGAATCTTTAGAGAGTTTAACTTGGGAACTGGCTAATGAAAAAGCGCTGGAAGTAACGGGGAAGGCGCTAAAAATTTCAAAAACAGACTTTGATAATTCGTTAAAGCCAGAATTCTTCGTCAATGTTCGAAAACTATTAGGTGGCCCTGCACCTGACACAATGAGAAACTCACTTATTCAGGCTCAGGCCGTTACCCCCTTGCTTGAAAAGTGGGTGAAGGAAAAAGAAAATCAAATTTTGCAGTGTGAAGAACAATTACAGCAATATCTTGAAGGTTGGAAAAAGAAATGA